Proteins encoded together in one Vigna angularis cultivar LongXiaoDou No.4 chromosome 5, ASM1680809v1, whole genome shotgun sequence window:
- the LOC128196492 gene encoding uncharacterized protein LOC128196492 → MAPRLPPPPQPNEPDAPNNARMLEAVIERLQQQNTTLMEQNAAALQSLEAARANSEATQRQLMEIIAATRGTPGASSSNTAHHAEWSLESFLQHHPAKFNGKGLPDEADQWLRDMERIYDAKRCPDDNRLAFTEYLLTGEASHWWSSMKMLLTEAQSPISWEVFRAKFYEEYFPDSVRFAKEVEFLQLIQGSMSVSEYTNKFKHLVRFNTMATSEEWQCRKFENGLRSDLKVLISSLCIRSFPAMVERAKVLEKNVAEAEQQKKQQVSRGPVLARNTTNVRRSPYVRPTQFPSGSQAVVTVGQSGQPRSLTCYQCGGPHYRWACPQVSGGKYCNKCNRSGHSDQECNMGGRAAMRPPNAGRGQQGRGGRAQATGRVYAITGAEAARSGTLITSTCMLYGKPCCACVEKLGLVESELQFDLVVSTPAAGGIKTSTVCVRCPIEVEGRRYKVNLICLPLQDLEVILGMDWLATNRILIDCGKKELVFPDEEEEELSITLGQLKEDIMEGASCFLIMTYEGNEVERSSNVESSRGRTVVDEFPDVFPDEVPGLPPVREVEFTIDLVTTAAPISVQPYRMAPAELVELKKQIEELLDKKFIRPSASPWGAPVLLVKKKDGSSRLCIDYRQLNKLTIKNKYPLPRIDDLLDQLQGACVFSKIDLRSGYHQIRVKEGDIHKTAFRSRYGHYEYVVMPFGVTNAPAIFMDYMNRIFRPYLDKFVVVFIDDILIYSKSFDEHEDHLRIVLGVLREKELYAKRSKCEFWMKEIQFLGHVVSAGGISVDPAKVKAVLDWENPRSVTEVRSFVGLAGYYRQFIEGFSKIVAPLTYLTRKDQPFAWTDRCEESFQELKRKLTSAPVLIIPDTAKPFEVYCDASYQGLGCVLMQERKVVAYASRQLKIHEKNYPTHDLELAVVVRWLEFLKDYEFELLYHPGKANVVADALSRKAVRVSAMMVKELNLVESFRDLRL, encoded by the exons ATGGCTCCTAGACTTCCTCCCCCACCTCAGCCTAACGAGCCTGACGCCCCCAACAATGCTAGAATGTTGGAGGCAGTCATTGAGAGACTGCAACAGCAGAACACCACCCTGATGGAGCAGAACGCAGCTGCTTTACAAAGCTTAGAGGCCGCGCGCGCAAATTCTGAGGCCACACAACGCCAATTAATGGAGATTATTGCAGCTACAAGAGGCACACCAGGAGCCTCTTCTTCCAACACTGCGCACCATGCAGAATGGAGTTTGGAAAGCTTCTTGCAACACCACCCTGCCAAGTTCAATGGAAAGGGGCTTCCGGATGAAGCAGATCAGTGGCTTAGAGATATGGAAAGGATCTATGATGCCAAAAGATGTCCAGATGACAACCGTTTGGCATTCACGGAGTATTTGTTGACGGGAGAAGCTAGCCATTGGTGGTCAAGTATGAAGATGTTGTTGACCGAAGCCCAAAGTCCAATTTCCTGGGAGGTTTTCAGGGCTAAGTTTTATGAAGAGTATTTCCCGGATAGTGTGCGGTTTGCAAAGGAGGTGGAGTTCCTCCAATTGATTCAGGGTAGTATGTCCGTCTCGGAATACACCAATAAATTCAAGCACCTTGTCCGTTTTAATACCATGGCTACAAGTGAAGAATGGCAATGCCGGAAGTTCGAGAATGGATTGAGAAGCGACTTGAAAGTGTTGATATCCAGTTTGTGTATTAGATCCTTTCCTGCTATGGTTGAGAGAGCAAAGGTACTGGAGAAGAACGTTGCTGAGGCCGAGCAACAGAAGAAACAACAAGTTAGTAGGGGGCCAGTTTTAGCCAGAAATACAACGAACGTGAGAAGGTCCCCATACGTTCGTCCAACTCAATTCCCTAGCGGATCACAAGCAGTGGTCACTGTTGGCCAGTCTGGACAGCCAAGGAGCTTGACGTGTTAtcagtgtggaggaccacactatCGATGGGCTTGTCCTCAAGTCTCTGGAGGAAAATATTGCAACAAGTGTAATAGGAGCGGACACTCAGATCAAGAGTGCAATATGGGAGGACGTGCGGCAATGAGGCCGCCGAACGCTGGAAGAGGCCAACAAGGGAGAGGTGGACGTGCGCAAGCAACAGGAAGAGTGTATGCAATCACTGGTGCTGAAGCTGCTCGTTCAGGTACACTCATCACCAGCACTTGCATGTTATATGGGAAGCCTTGCTGT gcgtgcgttgagaaGCTGGGGCTAGTGGAGAGTGAAttacagttcgacttggtggtgtcaaccccagcggctggtgggATTAAGACATCTACAGTTTGTGTAAGATGTCCTATAGAAGTTGAGGGGCGTAGATATAAGGTCAACCTCATTTGCTTACCCCTTCAAGACTTAGAAGtaattttgggaatggattggttggctaccaATCGGATCCTCATTGATTGTGGGAAGAAGGAGTTAGTCTTTCcagatgaagaagaggaagaattGTCGATCACTCTCGGTCAGCTGAAGGAGGACATCATGGAAGGAGCAAGTTGTTTCCTTATCATGACGTATGAAGGCAACGAGgtagagcgttcgtccaatgttGAGAGTAgtagaggacgaacggtagTGGATGAATTCCCGGACGTCTTTCCGGATGAAGTCCCTGGTCTACCTCCCGTTCGCGAGGTTGAGTTCACGATCGACCTGGTGACAACTGCTGCACCCATCTCGGTTCAACCTTATAGAATGGCACCAGCCGAGTTGGTCGAGCTtaagaagcaaattgaagagttGTTGGATAAGAAGTTCATCAGGCCGAGTGCTTCACCATGGGGAGCGCCTGTGTTGttggtaaagaagaaggatggtagcTCTCGGCTCTGCATTGATTATAGGCAACTtaataagctgaccatcaagaacaagtatccactGCCGAGGATAGACGATCTACTGGACCAGTTGCAAGGTGCGTGCGTGTTTTCAAAGATTGATCTACGTTCGGGCTATCATCAAATTAGAGTGAAGGAGGGAGATATTCATAAGACTGCCTTTCGGTCTCGATATGGTCATTATGAATACGTGGTGATGCCCTTTGGAGTGACGAACGCACCTGCAAtcttcatggactacatgaacagaatTTTTAGACCGTACCTGGATAAGTTTGTTGTAGTATTCATTGACGACATCCTCATTTACTCCAAGAGCTTTGACGAACATGAAGACCACTTGAGGATTGTCTTGGGCGTGTTGAGGGAAAAAGAGTTGTATGCCAAACGTTcaaagtgtgaattctggatgaaggagatTCAATTTTTGGGGCATGTTGTTTCTGCTGGAGGTATTTCAGTGGATCCAGCCAAGGTGAAAGCAGTGCTGGATTGGGAGAATCCGCGTTCGGTCACAGAGGTTAGAAGCTTTGTGGgactcgcgggctactataggcaATTCATTGAGGGattctctaagatagtagccCCTCTTACCTATCTCACCAGGAAGGATCAGCCGTTCGCATGGACCGATCGTTGTGAGGAGAGCTTCCAGGAATTGAAGAGGAAGTTAACGAGCGCTCCTGTGTTGATCATTCCAGACACGGCCAAACCTTTTGAAGTGTATTGTGATGCATCGTATCAAGGTTTGGGCTGTGTGCTGATGCAGGAAAGGAAGGTAGTGGCGTACGCTTCAAGGCAGTTGAAaattcatgagaagaattatcccACACACGACTTGGAATTGGCAGTAGTCGT gaggtggCTTGAATTCTTGAAGGATTATGAGTTTGAGCTGTTATATCATCCTGGAAAAGCTAATGTAGTGGCGGACGCATTAAGTAGGAAGGCCGTAAGGGTCTCGGCAATGATGGTGAAGGAGTTGAACTTGGTGGAAAGttttagagatctaaggttgTAG